One genomic region from Haloarcula taiwanensis encodes:
- a CDS encoding transcriptional regulator — MEGVLWYVLSGTRGGPNRARILKALKRRPRNANQLAEDLDLDYKTVRHHLDVLLDNGVVDNTGGDYGSVYTLTDRTEQYWDTIEEIIAEIE; from the coding sequence ATGGAGGGTGTCCTCTGGTATGTTCTTTCAGGGACCCGTGGGGGGCCAAACAGAGCCCGTATCCTCAAAGCCCTCAAGCGACGGCCTCGGAATGCCAACCAACTCGCGGAGGACCTCGACCTCGACTACAAAACTGTCCGGCATCACCTCGACGTGTTGTTGGACAATGGCGTTGTCGACAACACCGGCGGCGACTACGGGTCCGTCTACACGCTGACGGACAGGACTGAACAGTACTGGGACACCATCGAAGAAATCATTGCGGAGATAGAGTGA
- a CDS encoding thioredoxin reductase — MTESVEHRRLIVAGTGAAGLTAAIYAARSNNDPLVLEGDEPGGQLTLTSEVENFPGFPEGLSGPDLINNMKEQAQRFGAELEHGIVADIDDSERPFRVELSNGDVYTCDAFIAASGASARTLGVPGEDELMGYGVSTCATCDGAFFRGEDMLVVGGGDAAMEEAHFLTKFADTVYIAHRREEFRAEDYWIDRVQQKVDEGEIEIMRNTELLEMHGSPEDGVDHVTLAQNDEGHPSEKLDDDGTESFDFDVGAVFIAIGHTPNTDYLEDTGVELDDTGYIQTHGGTGGDQTATDVDGIFGAGDVVDYHYQQAVTAAGMGCKAAIDADEYLESRAEAAAEAESEAAAEADD, encoded by the coding sequence ATGACAGAATCGGTCGAACACCGACGACTCATCGTCGCTGGAACGGGCGCAGCGGGACTGACAGCGGCTATCTACGCCGCCAGAAGCAACAATGACCCACTCGTTCTGGAAGGCGACGAACCCGGCGGGCAGCTCACGCTGACCAGCGAAGTCGAGAACTTCCCCGGCTTCCCGGAGGGCCTCTCCGGTCCGGACCTCATCAATAACATGAAAGAACAGGCCCAGCGCTTCGGCGCTGAACTCGAACACGGTATCGTCGCCGACATCGACGACAGCGAACGGCCGTTCCGCGTGGAACTGTCGAACGGCGATGTCTACACCTGCGACGCGTTCATCGCCGCTTCCGGGGCCAGCGCCCGCACGCTGGGCGTCCCCGGCGAGGACGAGCTGATGGGCTATGGCGTCTCGACGTGTGCGACCTGTGACGGCGCGTTCTTCCGCGGCGAGGACATGCTCGTCGTCGGCGGCGGCGACGCAGCCATGGAGGAGGCCCACTTCCTTACGAAGTTCGCCGACACCGTCTACATCGCGCACCGCCGCGAGGAGTTCCGCGCCGAGGACTACTGGATCGACCGCGTTCAGCAGAAGGTCGACGAGGGCGAAATCGAGATCATGCGGAACACCGAACTGCTGGAGATGCACGGCTCCCCCGAGGACGGGGTCGACCACGTCACCCTCGCACAGAACGACGAGGGCCATCCCAGCGAGAAGCTCGACGACGACGGGACCGAGAGCTTCGACTTCGACGTGGGTGCGGTCTTCATCGCTATCGGCCATACGCCGAACACCGACTATCTCGAAGACACCGGCGTCGAACTGGACGACACTGGCTACATCCAGACCCACGGCGGCACCGGCGGCGACCAGACCGCGACCGACGTGGACGGTATCTTCGGTGCCGGCGACGTGGTCGACTACCACTACCAGCAGGCCGTCACCGCCGCCGGGATGGGCTGTAAGGCCGCCATCGACGCCGACGAGTACCTCGAATCCCGGGCCGAGGCCGCCGCCGAGGCGGAGTCCGAGGCTGCGGCAGAAGCCGACGACTAG